In one Hyphomicrobium sp. 99 genomic region, the following are encoded:
- a CDS encoding phage head closure protein, translating into MKAPVNAGDLRHRVTIESPARTSDDAGGATIEWQSVGDVWAAIWPRTANENFMSDRIAGTATHDIWIRYRKDVTPDMRIRHGNRVFAILGAIDIEERGRWLKCPSEERDL; encoded by the coding sequence ATGAAAGCACCGGTTAACGCCGGCGATCTTCGCCATCGCGTGACGATCGAAAGTCCGGCGCGCACAAGCGACGACGCGGGCGGCGCAACCATCGAATGGCAAAGCGTCGGTGACGTCTGGGCCGCGATCTGGCCGCGAACGGCTAACGAAAATTTCATGAGCGATCGCATTGCAGGAACGGCGACGCACGATATCTGGATACGCTATCGCAAAGACGTGACGCCCGACATGCGCATCCGCCACGGCAACCGCGTCTTTGCCATTCTCGGTGCGATTGACATCGAAGAACGTGGCCGTTGGCTCAAGTGTCCATCGGAGGAACGCGATCTATGA